Proteins encoded within one genomic window of Triticum aestivum cultivar Chinese Spring chromosome 2D, IWGSC CS RefSeq v2.1, whole genome shotgun sequence:
- the LOC123054015 gene encoding probable inactive beta-glucosidase 14 isoform X2 produces the protein MGCAGRGRMAREAALWLLLLFSAHLLLRRASAIDRGHFPPPTSFLFGTSTAAYQIEGGYLEGKKGLSNWDIYTHKQGTIEDGSNGDIAADHYHRYMEDIELMHSLGVNSYRFSIAWTRILPRGRFGHVNPDGVAFYNAIINALLHKGIQPFVTIFHYDIPHELEERYGGWLSPEIQKDFGYFAKVCFRLFGDRVKFWVTMNQPNLLAKFSYLNGWFPPGHCSKPFGNCAFGNSSIEPYIAGHNMILSHANAVSIYRNNYQERQGGYIGISVSARWYEPLRNTTIDQLAVERAISFNVPWFLDPIILGDYPAEMHKILGPTLPEFTLKQKKKLHATKLDFIGLNHYSTWYAKDCIFSPCEMDPMDGDARVLSLVERDGVPIGKEEHHSSMMFHMGWKRRSCITNKDTTTPQHILQKMVFVNSTPACTYHGLWGLPHGCAQASNSSMTAKDFTGDTERIDYISGYLTYLVSAMRKGADIRGYFVWSILDDFEWTSGYKDRFRLYHVDFKTQKRTPKLSAEWFREFLKGSPVSREFQNGSQLQQYYTS, from the exons ATTGAAGGTGGATATTTGGAGGGTAAGAAAGGCCTAAGTAATTGGGATATCTACACCCACAAGCAAG GCACAATTGAGGATGGAAGCAATGGTGATATTGCTGCTGATCACTACCATCGTTACATG GAAGACATCGAGTTGATGCATTCCTTGGGAGTGAACTCATATAGATTCTCCATAGCATGGACACGAATTCTACCAA GAGGCCGATTTGGACATGTAAATCCAGATGGTGTAGCATTCTATAATGCCATCATCAATGCTCTTCTGCACAAAG GCATACAACCATTTGTTACGATATTTCATTACGACATTCCACATGAGCTTGAAGAGCGATATGGTGGATGGTTGAGTCCAGAAATCCA GAAGGACTTTGGTTACTTTGCAAAAGTATGCTTCAGGTTGTTTGGCGATCGAGTGAAATTCTGGGTTACAATGAATCAGCCTAACTTATTGGCAAAATTTTCTTATTTGAATGGATGGTTCCCTCCTGGTCATTGTTCGAAGCCGTTTGGGAATTGTGCCTTTGGAAATTCTTCAATAGAGCCATACATAGCAGGTCACAATATGATACTTTCACATGCAAACGCTGTGAGCATTTACAGAAATAACTATCAG GAGAGACAAGGTGGATATATTGGAATTTCTGTCAGCGCAAGATGGTATGAACCATTGCGAAATACCACAATCGACCAACTAGCAGTTGAACGGGCTATATCTTTCAATGTTCCATG GTTTCTGGACCCTATAATTCTTGGCGATTATCCTGCAGAGATGCACAAAATCTTGGGTCCAACCCTACCTGAGTTCAcattaaagcagaagaagaaactaCATGCAACCAAACTGGATTTTATTGGACTAAATCATTATTCCACATGGTATGCGAAGGACTGCATCTTTTCACCATGTGAAATGGATCCTATGGATGGAGATGCGCGGGTGTTGAGTTTAGTAGAACGAGATGGGGTGCCTATCGGTAAAGAG GAGCACCATTCTTCTATGATGTTCCACATGGGATGGAAAAGGCGGTCATGTATTACAAACAAAGATACAACAACACCCCAACATATATTACAGAAAATG GTTTTTGTTAACTCCACACCTGCTTGTACATATCATGGACTGTGGGGCCTCCCCCACG GTTGTGCTCAAGCAAGCAATAGCAGCATGACTGCTAAAGATTTTACTGGTGACACAGAAAGAATTGATTACATCAGTGGCTACCTCACATATTTAGTCTCGGCAATGAG GAAAGGAGCTGACATACGTGGTTACTTTGTGTGGTCTATCCTCGACGACTTCGAGTGGACTTCGGGATACAAGGACAGATTCAGGCTCTACCATGTCGACTTTAAGACGCAGAAGAGAACGCCGAAATTATCAGCTGAATGGTTCAGGGAGTTCCTCAAAGGTTCACCTGTGTCAAGAGAGTTCCAAAATGGATCCCAGCTGCAGCAGTACTATACTTCTTGA
- the LOC123054016 gene encoding uncharacterized protein: MAPVLPAPPAVAAPPTFCRVSIPARSAFPSSSPVRNLRRFAARSGGGGGGRPEPKAGDDESKAVLDAFFLGKALAEALTERAESVVGEVFSVVGQWQAEQQKQVQEFQEEVVQRAQKAKERAAEEVVDDKGPKTLKGPSTTIVTPAPTPPPSPNIPTQAEQL; encoded by the exons ATGGCGCCCGTGCTACCTGCGCCGCCGGCGGTGGCGGCTCCTCCCACCTTCTGCCGCGTCTCTATCCCGGCCCGCAGCGctttcccctcctcctcccccgtcAGAAACCTTCGCAGGTTTGCGgccaggagcggcggcggcggcggcggccgtcccGAGCCCAAAGCAG GTGATGATGAGAGCAAGGCCGTCCTTGACGCCTTCTTCCTCGGGAAGGCCTTGGCGGAGGCGCTGACGGAGCGGGCCGAGTCGGTGGTGGGCGAGGTGTTCAGCGTCGTCGGGCAGTGGCAGGCGGAGCAGCAGAAGCAGGTCCAGGAATTTCAG GAGGAAGTAGTTCAGAGAGCCCAAAAGGCTAAGGAAAGAGCTGCTGAGGAGGTCGTTGATGATAAGGGACCAAAGACTCTAAAGGGACCTTCAACAACAATCGTGACGCCTGCACCTAcgcctcctccttctcctaatATTCCCACACAGGCAGAACAGTTATAA